A genome region from Trichoderma asperellum chromosome 7, complete sequence includes the following:
- a CDS encoding uncharacterized protein (EggNog:ENOG41~antiSMASH:Cluster_7.8~SECRETED:SignalP(1-17)), which produces MKSILAILTLAVGLASADTLTIELHAGSCSDTAFQTFTIGNVGECHPAHEAFNFYVQRNIAQSFFGRNLGIRAFRNGDCTGPFSTNSLSNARSCVSAEGASFMLTNIN; this is translated from the coding sequence ATGAAGTCCATTCTGGCTATCCTTACGCTCGCTGTTGGCCTTGCCAGTGCCGACACTTTAACCATTGAGCTACACGCCGGCAGTTGCTCTGATACTGCTTTCCAAACCTTCACAATTGGAAATGTTGGTGAATGCCACCCTGCTCATGAAGCATTCAACTTTTATGTCCAGCGCAACATCGCCCAGAGTTTCTTTGGCCGCAATCTTGGAATCCGGGCATTCCGTAACGGCGACTGCACTGGCCCATTCAGCACCAACTCGTTGTCTAATGCTCGCTCTTGCGTTTCAGCTGAAGGCGCTAGCTTTATGCTCACGAACATAAACTAA